A single region of the Leishmania panamensis strain MHOM/PA/94/PSC-1 chromosome 23 sequence genome encodes:
- a CDS encoding actin interacting protein-like protein (TriTrypDB/GeneDB-style sysID: LpmP.23.0960) — protein MGLTPVERAAHYAARSPHFAKVTSKHLAYFQSVLSKPCSTSQRKGNMLTDTEAVAPFNVDWMGQVQGATPAVLMPTCTTHVSEILKYCQAEKLAVVPQSGNTGLVYGSGPVHDELVLSTRLMNAAPVVSKNTMSVVAESGVVLQQCQEACAEEGLLFPLMMGSKGSAMIGGNVSTNAGGIHFARYGSMHSNVLGVELVTAKGDVLNMMSTLRKDNAGYDLKHLFIGSEGTLGVVIRTAIKLYPQPTSKQLAMFRLKDFESVLELYHLANSHLAECLSAFEVMDGESIATSPAKDVPYERTCKNDVFRLGKDFAAAYFCALVETNGGNEEHDFDKLSRFAEAAQARLGDKLSGGGQYEPILSQSAAQSEQLWALREGVPVHLASHGLIYKYDVSFPIDKFYSIVEHTREILYRQCKMNPDEVIVVGYGHFGDGNVHLNVVDLTRTHGDQLDAALYPAVYKYCAAHGGSISAEHGVGLQKRDYLHLSRTKEAIQLMVDLKTVMDPNGILNPYKVLPLE, from the coding sequence ATGGGCCTCACACCCGTTGAAAGGGCGGCGCATTACGCGGCGCGCAGCCCGCACTTTGCCAAGGTTACGTCGAAGCACTTGGCCTACTTCCAAAGCGTGTTGAGCAAgccctgcagcacctcgcagCGCAAGGGAAATATGTTGACAGACACGGAGGCGGTCGCGCCATTTAATGTGGACTGGATGGGCCAAGTTCAAGGCGCCACCCCGGCTGTGCTGATGCCCACCTGCACCACTCACGTCAGCGAGATCCTCAAGTACTGCCAAGCAGAGAagctggcggtggtgccacaGAGCGGCAATACGGGCCTTGTCTACGGCTCTGGGCCGGTGCATGATGAGTTGGTGCTTAGCACACGTCTGATGAACGCAGCGCCGGTAGTGTCCAAGAACACAATGTCAGTGGTGGCGGAGTCTGGCGTTGTTCTTCAGCAATGTCAGGAGGCGTGCGCTGAGGAAGGGCTGCTCTTCCCACTCATGATGGGCTCGAAGGGAAGCGCGATGATTGGCGGCAACGTTAGCACCAACGCCGGCGGCATTCATTTTGCGCGATACGGCTCCATGCACTCGAACGTACTCGGCGTTGAGTTGGTAACGGCTAAGGGAGACGTGCTGAATATGATGTCGACGCTGCGCAAGGACAACGCCGGCTACGATCTGAAGCACCTGTTTATTGGCAGCGAAGGCACTCTGGGTGTGGTGATCCGCACCGCCATCAAGTTGTACCCGCAGCCCACGTCGAAGCAGTTGGCCATGTTCCGCCTGAAGGACTTCGAGTCTGTGCTGGAGCTCTACCACCTGGCAAACAGTCACCTTGCCGAGTGCTTATCAGCATTCGAGGTGATGGATGGGGAGTCGATAGCGACAAGCCCGGCGAAGGATGTGCCGTACGAGCGCACGTGCAAGAATGACGTGTTCCGCCTCGGCAAGGACTTCGCTGCAGCTTACTTCTGCGCGCTCGTGGAGACGAATGGTGGCAACGAGGAGCATGACTTTGACAAGCTCTCCAGATTTgctgaggcggcgcaggcgaggCTTGGCGACAAGctgagcggcggtggccagTACGAGCCCATTCTCTCGCAATCTGCTGCTCAGTCGGAGCAGCTGTGGGCGCTGCGTGAGGGTGTCCCTGTACACCTGGCGAGCCACGGACTCATCTACAAGTACGACGTGTCATTCCCGATCGATAAGTTCTACAGCATCGTCGAGCACACGCGCGAGATTCTTTACAGGCAGTGCAAGATGAACCCCGACGAGGTGATCGTTGTAGGCTACGGGCATTTTGGTGACGGCAACGTGCATTTGAACGTGGTTGACctgacacgcacgcacggcgATCAGCTTGATGCGGCACTGTACCCGGCTGTGTACAAATACTGCGCCGcccacggcggcagcatctcAGCTGAGCATGGCGTGGGTCTGCAGAAGCGCGATTACCTCCATCTTTCCCGCACCAAAGAGGCGATCCAACTCATGGTGGACCTCAAGACGGTGATGGACCCGAACGGTATCTTGAACCCGTACAAGGTGTTACCCCTGGAgtag
- a CDS encoding hypothetical protein (TriTrypDB/GeneDB-style sysID: LpmP.23.0970) gives MDPSVKAASELNAIFDRLGVLCEVCVTSAEGKHVKATESLKEGFALVEELPIVSWPSPSLLTLSTPFCFQCLRLSSHQPSTAMSDSELLPSTSCSSLTSAVGAARVPQSWSRCAHCASYFCSSECQQASSRVHRLLCSSLPVVREGHGGSGGRSGAEDVMVTAPGSFSSATTSLTSSPTSSEITLEALARCVAWIAHRLSYAIEQQQITHEMLQADYVFQQQQQQQAGGSATGAVWSTVSLNYQLFTQVVTPFSRLVSPPNNVEFDSAPLSSWMAKLRVLLAERCVEELLIASGTSLSAVERHTLAFNEHQAVPAPALLWAEALVQVLLSFDTLRTLVGQMVLNAHAINDYVLLPVGAPSPSAFDWVLKGAGLYSLLACFNHSCVPNAAVSNVDGTHEIVLKTTRPIQAGEPLTITYIPLSAGAMSRAERQRQLRNYFFTCHCPRCTKEAGAAGDIAAVTGSSNVV, from the coding sequence ATGGACCCCTCCGTGAAGGCCGCGAGTGAGCTGAATGCCATCTTTGACCGTCTCGGGGTTCTGTGTGAGGTTTGCGTGACAAGCGCGGAGGGCAAGCATGTGAAGGCGACCGAAAGCCTGAAAGAGGGCTTTGCGCTGGTGGAGGAACTGCCTATTGTGTCGTGGCcgtcgccctcgctgctgacgctgtcCACTCCTTTCTGTTTTCAATGCCTCCGTCTTAGCAGCCACCAACCCTCGACTGCCATGTCCGACTCGGAATTGCTGCCTTCTACGTCCTGCTCATCATTGACGtctgctgttggtgctgctaGGGTTCCCCAGTCGTGGTCGCGGTGCGCTCACTGTGCGTCCTACTTCTGCTCTTCCGAGTGTCAGCAGGCCAGCTCACGCGTGCATCGCCTGCTGTGCTCCAGTCTGCCTGTGGTGCGGGAGGGccacggtggcagcggtgggcgaAGTGGTGCAGAGGATGTCATGGTGACGGCGCCTGggtccttctcttctgccaccacctcgctCACCTCGTCCCCGACATCGTCTGAGATAACCCTGGAGGCTCTCGCCCGCTGTGTCGCCTGGATCGCCCACCGGCTTTCCTATGCCAttgaacagcagcagataACGCATGAAATGCTCCAGGCGGATTACGttttccagcagcagcagcaacagcaggcGGGCGGTTCTGCCACTGGCGCCGTCTGGTCTACTGTCTCCCTAAACTATCAACTCTTCACGCAGGTTGTCACGCCGTTCAGTCGACTTGTTAGCCCGCCGAACAACGTGGAGTTCGACAGTgcgccactctcctcctggatggcgaagctgcgcgtcTTGTTGGCCGAGCGGTGTGTCGAGGAGCTACTCATTGCCAGCGGTACGTCGTTGTCCGCTGTTGAGCGGCATACGCTGGCGTTCAACGAGCACCAGGCGGTGCCAGCGCCAGCTCTACTGTGGGCAGAGGCGCTTGTGCAGGTACTCCTCAGCTTTGACACACTCCGTACCTTGGTTGGTCAGATGGTGCTGAACGCTCATGCCATCAACGACTACGTGCTGTTGCCCGTTGGAGCTCCGTCGCCTAGTGCGTTCGACTGGGTCTTGAAGGGTGCCGGCCTCTACTCTCTGCTTGCGTGCTTCAATCATTCCTGCGTACCGAATGCCGCCGTCAGCAATGTGGATGGCACGCACGAGATTGTCCTCAAGACAACGCGGCCCATCCAGGCTGGCGAGCCGCTGACGATCACCTACATTCCTCTAAGTGCCGGTGCCATGTCCCgcgcagagcggcagcggcagctgaggaACTACTTCTTCACTTGCCACTGCCCGCGATGCACTAaggaggcgggggcggcggggGATATCGCTGCGGTGACGGGAAGCAGCAATGTCGTGTAG
- a CDS encoding Na/H antiporter-like protein (TriTrypDB/GeneDB-style sysID: LpmP.23.0980), whose translation MARTTALLGASASKVGTEDSTFRNAESLESLSVAILFVTMLIVLGGTFFMTHKHRIPLPYTVVLFLYGIVVGAVARWLYSDVSEALGFIPPELLFYIFLPVLIFEGSYAMNIHALRRVFPQVVLLATFGLLLNTALMALPVKWCFQAWSWYTALLLGSLLSATDPVAVVALLKELGVDKCMTALVDGEAVMNDGTAIILFTLLLPAARVGSMVISVGAVVVQCIWLALLPIALGPLFGFLQSFWLRRTSDGLTKACITVSVTYVSYYIAAYLLGTSGVLTLFFQGIFLSYYCPSLFPGREGNIISSAWEFLVHLGNTVLFSLVGIILVADVLPTVKPSDIFVLVGLYLAMVLSRLLMLEMLSPVLNMFSYKFGQKQIVLMVHAGLRGGVAATLALVVKQEDLKEGVDILKVTSGIVLLTLLVNASTSASVVEVLGFKRKPMYFIMKMEYAMELLRSSREHALEALKGDPKYRNTSWMQVEKFVRHHTRNPFHSVGVRAEEDEEKTVNRIMMSAFKTVLWCQRDTDVITETVVVQLGVAIDTLIDRGELLDVHQMYWYHRHRDSNSGEEERMAAVQVSPLRERHQSSIGPSPRNRFSIQQQQQQQQQSGTTQVWRTRPATDVTVKGAAVSVSENSEEMQSRASDTATVMGTNQLRSESDIGASGSGDRSSLTIDVTSLPPHHLGDGGTADEDEERAQTNRMVINLMRRLLPTWVVLLERFLFSPGYFATAHRRAQENAFVALLAVVKCLTSISPLKFKFIRSEAQVQRVERWMTTQLTASNRAIRFFYANFPEATNNVASRRAVISVANALDETVRKLSTEHGFGTRATEVLGEMLAHMRSHTPSTWESNASQESNLVLRAVAATTLGKGLRSVEIKAISSMGLVRKFREGDIITLPDNAFLVVVFGSLRALYGQWTTLAEHEQMEGFGDTVGLEALILPQEFRVDQQRRWRVISTDSTALFISFNTIKPFLTERSLRAVKALWRAAAAEVLMPFLSRIVTVPDNEARIKREHLMELIMAGRPLIGPRDCDLEVCETNFHLYFYLRGSDKSGLFNCHTPPCYLSIFYAHQLRWVDADAVLYAVPMRVGDRGYVPWPTTASTAGAISTSPSASGEDEREDEESSVAEVEGAEGMEASACGGSPPLRPSMNRPTTAAPLSASLLPPSSEPCESPCDDGVGQNFRNVPLTCPAAPLGENSVATHAGATNIINSVLLGCAPEDPDGLGLNASNSIFGDLLDHVISPTATYRSFDLFPGSSSTPERPPHAPGSLALRDPTISIFYSPESFVTLVPFVNQMFVHYASTMEHLCIATLRYLRFPTDPFHARHAEAIGSQTVEFLLNFCVEISMLKRTCRIVSKHHHEDTGVLSPFHVNSDTDSAFQARVCAWARSHRLNGKFHLKAMVTEMNQYANRRFPDYVAVLRRMVNLEPGLKEVETAEGMNSLCCCIARSSKDDAMRVKSLDGAV comes from the coding sequence ATGGCACGCACGACCGCGCTACTCGGCGCTTCCGCCAGTAAAGTGGGCACGGAGGACAGCACATTCCGCAACGCCGAGTCGCTTGAGAGTTTGTCCGTGGCCATTTTGTTTGTTACAATGCTTATCGTTCTCGGCGGCACCTTCTTCATGACTCACAAACACCGAATCCCGCTGCCATAcacggtggtgctgttccTGTATGGGATCGTGGTGGGCGCGGTGGCTCGCTGGCTGTATTCTGACGTCTCGGAGGCTCTCGGCTTCATCCCACCCGAGCTGCTCTTTTACATTTTCCTGCCAGTGCTTATATTTGAGGGTAGCTATGCAATGAACATTCATGCTCTGCGCCGTGTCTTTCCGCAGgttgtgctgctcgccaccTTTGGCCTTCTCCTCAATACGGCACTGATGGCGTTACCGGTAAAGTGGTGCTTCCAGGCTTGGTCATGGTacacggcactgctgctgggctCCCTGCTTTCTGCTACCGACCCTGTCGCGGTCGTTGCGCTTCTGAAGGAGTTAGGGGTGGACAAGTGCATGACGGCCCTGGTGGACGGCGAGGCTGTCATGAACGACGGTACGGCAATCATCCTCttcactcttctcctccccgcGGCGCGCGTCGGCTCCATGGTCATCTCTGTAGGCGCCGTCGTGGTGCAGTGCATCTGGCTGGCGTTGTTACCCATTGCACTCGGACCGCTCTTCGGTTTCCTCCAGTCCTTCTGGTTGCGCCGCACCAGCGACGGCCTCACCAAGGCGTGCATCACCGTGTCTGTAACCTATGTGTCGTACTACATCGCTGCATATCTGCTGGGCACGAGTGGCGTTCTGACGCTTTTCTTCCAGGGCATCTTTCTGAGTTACTACTgcccttcccttttccctggGCGTGAGGGCAACATTATCTCCTCGGCTTGGGAGTTCCTGGTCCACCTTGGCAACACggttctcttctccctcgtcgGCATCATCCTGGTCGCGGATGTGCTGCCCACCGTGAAGCCGTCGGATATATTTGTTCTCGTTGGGCTGTACCTTGCAATGGTGTTGTCGCGCCTCCTGATGCTGGAGATGCTCTCGCCGGTGCTGAACATGTTCTCCTACAAGTTTGGTCAGAAGCAGATTGTGCTCATGGTACACGCCGGGCTGCGCGGGGGCGTTGCTGCAACGCTAGCCCTCGTCGTGAAGCAGGAGGACCTCAAGGAGGGGGTGGACATCTTGAAGGTCACGTCTGGGATTGTGCTACTGACGTTGCTCGTCAATGCCTCCACGTCGGCCAGCGTTGTGGAGGTGCTCGGGTTCAAGAGGAAGCCGATGTACTTCATCATGAAGATGGAGTACGCGATGGAGCTCCTGCGCAGCTCACGGGAGCACGCGCTGGAGGCCCTGAAAGGCGACCCCAAGTACCGGAATACAAGCTGGATGCAGGTGGAGAAGTTTGTGCGGCACCACACCCGCAACCCGTTTCACAGTGTGGGCGTgagggcagaggaggacgaggagaagaCGGTCAACCGAATAATGATGTCGGCCTTTAAGACGGTGCTCTGGTGTCAGAGGGACACGGACGTCATCACGGAAACGGTCGTCGTGCAACTGGGCGTGGCCATCGACACACTCATCGACAGGGGTGAGCTGCTGGATGTGCACCAGATGTACTggtaccaccgccaccgtgaCTCCAACAgtggcgaggaagagcggaTGGCTGCGGTTCAGGTCTCACCGCTGCGGGAACGGCACCAGTCGTCCATTGGGCCAAGCCCACGCAACCGCTTCTCgatacagcagcagcagcaacagcagcagcagtccgGCACAACGCAGGTGTGGCGCACGCGACCCGCCACGGACGTGACGGTGAAGGGTGCAGCTGTGTCCGTGTCAGAGAATTCAGAGGAAATGCAGAGCCGCGCCTCGGACACAGCAACTGTGATGGGGACGAACCAGCTCAGGAGTGAGTCCGACATTGGGGCaagtggcagcggcgaccgcagcagcttAACGATTGACGTGACGAGCCTgccaccacaccacctcggcgacggcggcacagccgatgaggacgaggaaAGGGCGCAGACAAATCGGATGGTTATCAATCTCATGCGTCGCCTACTGCCCACCTGGGTCGTGCTCTTGGAGCGCTTCCTCTTCAGCCCCGGCTACTTCGCAAcagcgcaccgccgtgcgcagGAAAACGCTTTCGTGGCACTACTCGCCGTCGTCAAGTGTCTGACTTCCATCTCGCCGCTCAAGTTTAAGTTCATTCGATCggaggcgcaggtgcagcgagTTGAGCGGTGGATGACGACGCAGCTTACGGCGTCGAACCGCGCCATCCGCTTCTTCTATGCGAACTTCCCAGAGGCAACCAACAACGTGGCAAGCCGCCGCGCTGTCATCTCGGTCGCCAACGCACTGGATGAAACTGTGCGCAAGCTGAGCACCGAACACGGCTTCGGAACACGAGCGACGGAGGTGCTGGGGGAAATGTTGGCGCACATGAGGTCACACACACCGTCTACATGGGAGAGCAACGCTTCGCAGGAGAGCAACCTCGTGCTgcgcgccgtcgcagcgacGACCCTCGGCAAGGGGCTACGTAGTGTGGAGATCAAGGCAATCAGTTCCATGGGGCTCGTCCGCAAGTTTCGCGAGGGTGACATCATCACGTTGCCTGACAACGCATTCCTAGTCGTCGTCTTTGGGAGCCTGCGTGCTCTCTACGGGCAGTGGACGACGCTCGCCGAGCATGAGCAGATGGAGGGGTTCGGCGATACGGTCGGCCTCGAGGCCCTCATATTGCCGCAGGAGTTCCGTGTggaccagcagcggcgctggcgcgtcATCTCGACTGACTCTACAGCGCTGTTCATTTCTTTCAACACCATCAAGCCGTTCCTGACGGAGCGCTCCTTGCGCGCGGTCAAGGCGCTgtggcgcgcggcggcggcggaggttTTGATGCCCTTCTTGTCGCGTATTGTGACGGTGCCGGACAACGAGGCGCGGATCAAACGGGAGCACTTGATGGAGCTCATCATGGCTGGCAGGCCCCTCATCGGTCCTCGCGACTGCGACCTGGAGGTCTGTGAAACCAACTTCCACTTGTATTTCTACCTCCGCGGGTCTGACAAGTCGGGACTGTTCAACTGCCACACCCCTCCGTGCTACCTCTCCATCTTCTACGCACATCAGCTACGCTGGGTTGACGCCGACGCGGTGCTCTACGCCGTCCCGATGAGGGTTGGGGACCGCGGTTACGTGCCGTGGCCCACGACCGCCTCGACGGCTGGTGCGATTTCCACATCGCCTAGCGCGTCTGGTGAGGATGAACGAGAAGACGAAGAAAGTAGCGTTGCGGAGGTAGAGGGGGCTGAGGGCATGGAGGCCTCTGCCTGCGGAGGTTCACCACCCCTGCGGCCTTCCATGAACCGGCCGACGACTGCCGCCCCTCTGTCCGcgtctctgctgccgcccagTAGTGAGCCGTGCGAAAGTCCGTGTGATGATGGAGTGGGGCAAAACTTCCGCAACGTCCCGCTGACGTGCCCTGCCGCCCCGCTTGGCGAGAACAGTGTCGCTACCCACGCTGGCGCGACGAACATCATCAACAGCGTGCTGCTCGGCTGCGCTCCCGAGGACCCCGATGGGCTGGGCCTAAACGCGTCGAACAGCATTTTTGGCGACCTGCTGGACCATGTCATCTCCCCAACGGCGACGTACCGCAGCTTCGACCTTTTCCCAGGCTCGTCATCGACGCCGGAGCGCCCCCCCCACGCGCCCGGGTCGCTCGCCCTGCGCGACCCCACCATTAGCATTTTCTACTCTCCCGAGAGCTTTGTAACGCTCGTCCCTTTTGTAAATCAAATGTTCGTCCACTACGCTTCCACCATGGAGCACCTTTGCATCGCCACGCTGCGCTACCTTCGGTTTCCGACCGACCCTTTCCACGCGCGCCACGCTGAGGCCATAGGTAGCCAGACTGTGGAGTTCTTGCTGAACTTCTGTGTGGAGATATCGATGCTGAAGCGGACGTGCCGCATCGTGAGTAAGCACCACCACGAAGACACCGGCGTTCTGAGTCCGTTCCACGTGAACAGCGACACGGACTCGGCGTTTcaggcgcgtgtgtgcgcgtgggcgCGTAGCCACCGCCTGAACGGCAAGTTTCACTTGAAGGCAATGGTGACGGAGATGAACCAATACGCGAACCGACGCTTCCCCGACTACGTGGCGGTACTACGACGCATGGTAAATCTGGAACCAGGACTGAAAGAGGTGGAGACAGCCGAAGGTATGAACTCACTGTGTTGCTGTATTGCAAGAAGCAGCAAAGATGATGCCATGAGGGTGAAGAGCCTCGACGGTGCCGTGTAG